Genomic DNA from Jonesia denitrificans DSM 20603:
AGTCATCACCAACCGCCAGCCAGCCACCTGCAAGCCACGCACATCGTCAAGGGCTTTACTGAAGTCACCACGGTAGGAATGAACATCGCGGGTGGGGATCCGCACAATGGTCGATGCGTCATCATCAAAGTCCGCAAGGCCACCGGCACCTGCGAGAGTGTTCTGCCCGCCAGGCTCAGGGGAACCTGCGTTGTTAGCAGTGTCGCCTAACCCGAAAGACGCCATGTTCCACCAGGTCAAACCGCGCGCTGCGGCGCGGTCGCGAACGTCCTCCAACGTGAGGAACGATGCGGGTGACAGATCTAGTGGAATCGAACCACCAGCGGCAGCACCCGTCCATGCTGCAGCAAGGAACTCGTCTGTTGTTGCCACTAAATCGTGGGCCCGACGACGCACCCGTTCCGGTTCGTGAACCACCACGGTCACATCATCAGGAAGCATGTCTAACACCGGCACCATGGTGTCCACAAGGACCGGAGTCAGTGACTCCATTCCTTCCACGGCAATGCCCTGGGACATCTTTTCCAACATTTCTGCCGCCCCGGGAAGTTGGGGGACAAGGTCGTGGGCACGCTGACGAATCTGCGCGGTGAGCAGAAGTTCACGGCACGGTGGTGCCCACACACCGTTGGGGGCAGGATCAAGAGATCGTTGGTCTGCCACCGCAAAATAGGTGATGTCGTCGACCTCGTCACCAAAGAAATCGACGCGCAGTGGGTGAGCTTCGTGAGGAGGGAACACATCAAGGATCCCCCCGCGGACGGCGAACTCCCCACGGCGCTCCACCATGTCCACACGAGCGTAAGCCGCGTCAGCAAGCTGGTGGGCCACATCAGTCAGGTCAACGCTGTCGCCCACTTGAAGGCGAACCGGGGTCAAATCCCCGAGCCCCTGGACTACGGGTTGCAACAGTGCACGCACCGGCACTGTTAACACATCGATGTCCCCTGTCACGCCCTCGGCGCTGGGGTGTGCGAGCCTGCGGAACACAGCAAGACGGCGAGCCACCGTATCTGAGCGAGGAGAAAGCCGCTCGTGTGGCAACGTCTCCCACGCTGGCAACGTGGCCACCGCATCGGTGGGCACATAGCACCGAAGCGCCTGCGCCAACTCATCAGCCTCACGCCCTGTCGCGGTCACCACGACAATTGGTCCACGACGCTGTGGCCCGTTGTCCCGCGAGCGCGTTGCCGTGACCATCGCTGCGAGTAGGGCGGGGCGCACCCCCATACTTGCCACGATATTTGCTGGTGCGCCGTGGCGGGCGAGTTCCACGGCGTGGGTGAAGTCGGTGTCCGCTTGCAAGCTGGGGAGCAGTCCCGAGAGATTCATGAGGTCCTTCACACGGTTTGACGGCACGGCGGTTACCCGCCCAAAGAATCATGCCATGGTCGGCTGACACGGGCATCGATTGGTTTCTCACACCCACAATCCGTCCACGAAACGGACATACCTTTGCTCAACTGATGGACAGGACTAGGATGAACTCACTCGAAATACCGCCCCTGCCGAGAGTTGGACCAACCATGCCACAACTGCGTTCACGCACAGTCACCCACGGACGAAACATGGCCGGCGCCCGCGCGCTCCTGCGCGCAGCAGGCGTCGACGGAAACGACTTCGGCAAACCTATTATTGCCGTCGCGAACTCCTTCACCGAGTTCGTCCCCGGTCACACGCACTTGCAACCCGTGGGTCGGATTGTCTCAGAAGCCATTAAAGAGGCCGGAGGTATCCCCCGTGAGTTCAACACGATCGCCGTTGATGACGGGATCGCGATGGGACACAGCGGTATGTTGTACTCCCTCCCTTCACGTGATCTCATTGCTGACTCTGTGGAATACATGGTGGAGGCGCACTGCGCTGACGCTCTCATTTGTATTTCCAACTGTGACAAGATCACCCCAGGTATGCTCAACGCCGCTCTCCGCTTGAACATCCCCACGGTGTTTGTCTCCGGTGGGCCCATGGAAGGCGGCACAGCGACCCTTGTTGATGGGAAAGTCACCAAGCGCCTGCACCTGGTGCACGCCATGTCGGGTGCTGTTGATGACTCCATCTCTGATGCGGATCTGCAACAAATCGAAGAGAACGCGTGCCCCACGTGTGGGTCGTGTTCTGGGATGTTCACGGCCAACTCGATGAACTGCCTCACCGAAGCACTCGGGTTGTCTCTTCCTGGTAACGGCTCCACCCTGGCCACGCACACTGCACGCCGGGCGTTGTACGAGGACGCGGGCCGTGCCATTGTGGACATCACCAAGCGTTACTACCACGACGATGATCACTCAGTGTTACCGCGCGCCATTGCCTCCTTTGACGCGTTCCAAAACGCCATGTCACTGGACATCGCGATGGGTGGGTCCACCAACACGATCCTGCACCTTCTTGCCGCTGCACAAGAGGGAGATGTTCCGTTCACAATGAGCGACATCGACGAGCTGTCCCGGAAAGTTCCGTGCCTGTGTAAGGTCGCCCCCAACGGCACCTACCTGATGGAAGACGTTCACCGCGCGGGCGGTGTCCCAGCGATTTTGGGAGAACTCAACCGGGCCGGGCTCCTCAACACTGAGGTGTCCACCGTGCACACCCCCACCCTGAAGCAGTGGCTCGCCGACTGGGACATCCGTTCCGGTGCCGCGACAGACACCGCACTTGAGCTCTTCCATGCCGCCCCTGGGTGCCAACGCTCAGCGTTGGCGTTCTCGCAGTCAGAGCGGTGGGAGTCATTAGACACCGACGCTGCCGGTGGGTGCATCCGCGATGTTGAGCACGCTTACTCCCAAGATGGTGGGCTGGCGGTGCTTCGCGGCAACATCGCTATTGACGGGTGCGTAGTGAAAACAGCCGGTGTTGATGAATCCATTTGGACCTTCACTGGACCGGCTGTTGTTGTGGAATCTCAAGAAGACGCCGTCGATGCGATCCTCACCAAGCGAGTTACTGAGGGTGACGTTGTTGTGGTGCGGTACGAAGGCCCCAAAGGGGGCCCAGGGATGCAGGAGATGCTCTACCCCACTGCTTTCCTCAAGGGACGCGGCCTGGGCGCGAAGTGCGCACTGATCACTGATGGTCGGTTCTCTGGTGGCACCTCGGGGCTTTCTATTGGTCACGTGTCTCCTGAAGCTGCAGCCGGTGGCACGATCGCCCTGGTTGAAGATGGTGACATCATCACGATCAACATCCCGGACCGTTCCA
This window encodes:
- the ilvD gene encoding dihydroxy-acid dehydratase yields the protein MPQLRSRTVTHGRNMAGARALLRAAGVDGNDFGKPIIAVANSFTEFVPGHTHLQPVGRIVSEAIKEAGGIPREFNTIAVDDGIAMGHSGMLYSLPSRDLIADSVEYMVEAHCADALICISNCDKITPGMLNAALRLNIPTVFVSGGPMEGGTATLVDGKVTKRLHLVHAMSGAVDDSISDADLQQIEENACPTCGSCSGMFTANSMNCLTEALGLSLPGNGSTLATHTARRALYEDAGRAIVDITKRYYHDDDHSVLPRAIASFDAFQNAMSLDIAMGGSTNTILHLLAAAQEGDVPFTMSDIDELSRKVPCLCKVAPNGTYLMEDVHRAGGVPAILGELNRAGLLNTEVSTVHTPTLKQWLADWDIRSGAATDTALELFHAAPGCQRSALAFSQSERWESLDTDAAGGCIRDVEHAYSQDGGLAVLRGNIAIDGCVVKTAGVDESIWTFTGPAVVVESQEDAVDAILTKRVTEGDVVVVRYEGPKGGPGMQEMLYPTAFLKGRGLGAKCALITDGRFSGGTSGLSIGHVSPEAAAGGTIALVEDGDIITINIPDRSITLDVDEATLAQRRAALEEAGGYKPRNRDRTVSAALKAYAAMALSADKGAVRDVSLLD